One genomic region from Hoeflea algicola encodes:
- the trkA gene encoding Trk system potassium transporter TrkA: MKVIICGAGRVGYGIAERLAAEDNDVSVIDTSATLVQAIRDTLDVRSYVGHGAHPDVLAQAGADQADMIIAVTLYDEINMVACQVAHSLFNVPTKIARIRAQSYLKSHWSDLFSRDHMPIDVIISPEVEVGQMVLRRIALPGATDAVRFADDKVAMVAIECLEDCPVVNTPLLQLSELFPDLIATVVGVWRHDKLFVPHSTDQLETGDLAYVVCDREHVRRTLGLFGHEEQEAGRIVISGGGNIGYYVAAAIEERQPKTKVKIIEADRARAVSIADSLSRTVVLNGSSLDQNILVEADIQNADLMVALTNDDQVNILSSVMAKRLGCKANLALINNPSFQGFTKTLGIDAHINPRAVTISKILQHVRRGRIRAVYSVQKGSAEVIEAEALETSPLVGKPLRNLDLPDGVRIGAIYRDKQVIRPDGSQKIKAKDRVVMFAALDSVRHVEQMFRVSLEFF, from the coding sequence ATGAAGGTCATCATTTGCGGTGCGGGACGAGTGGGTTACGGAATCGCCGAACGTCTGGCCGCCGAGGATAACGACGTATCGGTGATTGATACGTCGGCGACGCTGGTCCAGGCGATCCGCGACACGCTGGATGTGCGAAGCTATGTCGGCCACGGCGCCCATCCAGACGTGCTGGCCCAGGCCGGCGCCGATCAGGCCGACATGATCATCGCCGTCACGCTTTATGACGAGATCAACATGGTGGCCTGCCAGGTTGCGCATTCGCTGTTTAATGTGCCGACAAAGATTGCCCGCATCCGCGCCCAGTCCTATCTCAAGTCGCACTGGTCAGATCTGTTTTCCCGCGATCACATGCCCATCGACGTGATCATTTCGCCGGAAGTCGAAGTCGGCCAGATGGTGTTGCGCCGGATCGCGCTGCCCGGCGCCACCGACGCGGTGCGCTTTGCCGACGACAAGGTGGCGATGGTGGCGATCGAGTGTCTTGAAGATTGCCCGGTGGTCAATACGCCGCTGTTGCAACTCAGCGAACTATTTCCCGATCTGATTGCCACCGTGGTGGGCGTCTGGCGCCATGACAAGCTGTTTGTGCCGCACTCCACCGATCAGCTGGAAACCGGTGATCTGGCCTATGTGGTCTGTGACCGTGAGCACGTTCGCCGCACGCTTGGCCTGTTCGGGCATGAGGAGCAGGAGGCCGGCCGCATCGTCATCTCCGGCGGCGGCAATATCGGCTATTACGTCGCCGCCGCAATCGAGGAACGACAGCCCAAGACCAAGGTCAAGATCATCGAGGCCGACCGCGCCCGCGCCGTTTCGATTGCCGATTCGCTCTCGCGCACCGTCGTGCTCAACGGCTCGTCACTTGATCAGAACATCCTCGTCGAGGCAGACATTCAGAACGCCGATCTGATGGTGGCGCTGACCAATGACGACCAGGTCAACATCCTGTCCTCGGTGATGGCCAAGCGACTGGGTTGCAAGGCCAATCTGGCCTTGATCAACAATCCCTCGTTTCAGGGGTTTACCAAGACGCTGGGCATCGATGCCCATATCAATCCACGCGCGGTGACGATTTCGAAGATCCTGCAGCATGTTCGCCGCGGTCGCATTCGGGCGGTCTATTCGGTGCAAAAGGGCTCGGCTGAAGTGATCGAGGCCGAAGCGCTGGAGACCTCGCCGCTGGTCGGCAAGCCGCTGCGCAATCTGGATCTGCCCGATGGCGTGCGTATCGGCGCGATCTATCGCGACAAGCAGGTGATCAGGCCCGACGGATCACAGAAGATCAAGGCCAAGGACCGGGTGGTGATGTTCGCGGCGCTGGATTCGGTGCGCCATGTGGAACAGATGTTCCGCGTCAGCCTCGAATTCTTCTAG
- a CDS encoding PAS domain-containing sensor histidine kinase: MAARKWSGRRQMVIDTVSPLVDLHRENADGPGAGDRGLHRRNLFTTPGVVLVATAFLSALVTFAILLGLTPIEPVDRVVLGAVVINLVFVIGLVILVFLEIRMLLKARRRGKAAAKLHIRIVALFSIVAILPAILVAVVASITLDVGLDRWFSLRTKSIVNSSLSVAEAYVLENARFLQGQTVSMANDLDNARSLYTLDRIGFTQFVTRQAIGRGLLGAFVVRPDGSVILQADIRTERPLPAIPEQALKDATTGKPTLIPPGVTNLVGALMPLQQISGALLYTVRAVDPEVMRSTRLMEEATQEYRTLEQGRTSLQLAFGILYLGFALIVLLAAIWTAIAVADRLVRPIRILIGASDDVASGNLDVSVPVHASDGDVGSLAQTFNNMIVQIRTQRDEILSAKDQIDNRRRFTEAVLSGVSAGVVGIDHRGAVTIANRSARQILGDGGAEIIGQSFFELAPEFETVLAEAAMRPRTDARAQITLNRGGMERTLNVKVTREESHDRLESFVVTLDDITDLLIAQRSTAWADVARRIAHEIKNPLTPIQLSAERIRRRYGKQIPDDDRAVFDQCTDTIVRQVEDIGRMVDEFSSFARMPKPAKARTDLRDILKDAAFLREVGRNDIEFIRDFPETPLEGEFDARMLGQAFGNLIKNATEAIDAVPSDAERNGKTVIVRAGVSTDGQNYVVDIIDNGRGLPGDNRHRLLEPYMTMREKGTGLGLAIVKKIIDDHGGTIQLGDAPPEFDGGRGAMITVRLPVEPIPHDEGSMQADKQEQPKEPADGV; encoded by the coding sequence ATGGCAGCCAGAAAATGGAGCGGCAGGCGGCAGATGGTAATCGATACGGTTTCTCCACTCGTCGATCTGCACCGCGAAAATGCCGATGGTCCTGGCGCAGGTGACCGTGGCTTGCATCGCCGCAACCTGTTTACCACGCCGGGCGTGGTGCTTGTCGCCACGGCGTTTTTAAGCGCGCTGGTCACCTTCGCCATCCTGTTGGGACTAACGCCGATCGAGCCAGTTGACCGGGTTGTTCTGGGCGCGGTTGTGATCAACCTGGTCTTCGTTATCGGCCTGGTCATTCTGGTGTTTCTGGAAATCCGCATGCTGCTCAAGGCGCGGCGGCGCGGCAAGGCGGCGGCGAAGCTGCATATCCGCATTGTGGCGTTGTTCTCCATTGTTGCGATCTTGCCGGCAATTCTGGTCGCTGTCGTCGCCTCGATCACGCTCGACGTCGGCCTGGATCGCTGGTTTTCGCTGCGAACAAAATCCATCGTCAATTCGTCGCTTTCAGTGGCTGAAGCCTATGTGCTTGAGAACGCGCGATTTTTGCAGGGTCAAACGGTTTCCATGGCCAATGACCTGGACAATGCGCGCTCGCTCTACACGCTGGACAGGATCGGTTTTACCCAGTTCGTCACCCGCCAGGCGATTGGCAGGGGACTACTTGGCGCGTTCGTGGTGCGTCCCGACGGCAGCGTCATTCTCCAGGCCGACATTCGCACCGAGCGGCCGTTGCCTGCGATTCCCGAGCAGGCGCTCAAGGATGCAACCACGGGCAAGCCGACGCTGATTCCGCCTGGCGTTACCAATCTGGTCGGCGCGTTGATGCCGCTGCAGCAGATCAGCGGCGCGCTGCTTTACACCGTGCGAGCGGTCGATCCGGAAGTCATGCGCTCGACCCGGTTGATGGAGGAGGCGACACAGGAATACCGAACGTTGGAGCAGGGACGCACTTCGCTGCAACTGGCCTTCGGGATTCTCTATCTCGGCTTTGCGCTGATCGTGCTGCTGGCGGCAATCTGGACCGCGATTGCCGTGGCCGACCGGCTGGTGCGGCCGATTCGAATATTGATCGGCGCCTCGGATGATGTCGCCAGCGGTAATCTCGATGTGTCGGTGCCTGTGCACGCCTCGGACGGCGATGTCGGGTCATTGGCGCAGACCTTCAACAACATGATCGTCCAGATCAGAACCCAGCGCGATGAAATTCTGTCTGCCAAGGACCAGATCGACAATCGCCGCCGCTTCACTGAGGCCGTGCTGTCAGGTGTTTCCGCCGGTGTGGTCGGTATCGATCACCGGGGTGCAGTGACCATTGCCAACCGTTCGGCCCGGCAGATTCTTGGCGACGGCGGTGCCGAGATCATTGGCCAATCGTTTTTTGAACTGGCCCCGGAATTTGAAACCGTGCTGGCCGAAGCGGCGATGCGACCGCGGACCGACGCTCGCGCCCAGATCACACTCAATCGTGGCGGCATGGAACGGACCCTCAACGTCAAGGTGACCCGGGAAGAATCCCATGACCGGCTAGAATCTTTTGTCGTCACACTCGACGACATCACCGATCTGCTGATCGCCCAGCGTTCGACCGCCTGGGCAGATGTCGCCCGCCGGATCGCCCACGAGATCAAGAACCCGCTGACGCCAATCCAGCTGTCAGCCGAGCGGATTCGCCGCCGCTATGGCAAGCAGATCCCCGATGACGACCGCGCGGTGTTCGATCAGTGTACCGATACCATTGTCCGTCAGGTCGAGGACATCGGCCGAATGGTCGACGAATTCTCCTCCTTTGCCCGCATGCCCAAGCCGGCCAAAGCCCGCACCGATCTGCGCGACATCCTCAAGGACGCCGCCTTCCTGCGCGAAGTAGGCCGTAATGACATTGAATTTATTCGCGATTTCCCCGAAACCCCGTTGGAAGGGGAGTTCGATGCACGTATGTTGGGGCAGGCCTTTGGCAATTTGATCAAGAATGCCACCGAGGCGATCGATGCCGTACCGTCCGATGCGGAACGAAATGGCAAAACGGTCATTGTCCGCGCCGGGGTTTCCACTGACGGGCAGAATTACGTTGTCGACATCATCGACAACGGCCGGGGTTTGCCCGGCGACAACCGTCACCGGTTGCTCGAGCCATACATGACAATGCGCGAAAAAGGCACCGGCCTTGGTCTCGCCATCGTCAAGAAGATTATCGACGATCATGGGGGCACGATTCAGCTGGGTGACGCGCCACCCGAATTTGATGGTGGTAGGGGAGCGATGATTACCGTTCGACTTCCGGTGGAACCGATCCCACACGATGAAGGATCGATGCAAGCCGACAAACAAGAACAACCAAAGGAACCGGCAGATGGCGTCTGA
- a CDS encoding two-component system sensor histidine kinase NtrB encodes MSGFPGDQAAPDSAPDIASMVLNTIQHPVIMVDAAGLVCFANWEAEAFFAASATHLARHRLETFIPFGSPLLELIEQVRARRAAVNEYRVDLSSPRLGNDKLVDLYVAPVAGVPGNVVVFFQERSMADKIDRQLTHRAAARSVTGLASMLAHEIKNPLSGIRGAAQLLEMTVGEEDRSLARLIRDETDRIVSLVDRMEIFSDERPVDRTPVNIHSVLDRVKALAKAGFGRNIRFTELYDPSLPPVYANRDQLVQVFLNLVKNAAEAVGDNPDGEIVLTTAYRPGIKLSVAGSRDKVSLPLEFCVQDNGPGVPADLLPHLFDPFVTTKTNGSGLGLALVAKIVGGHGGIVECDSQARKTTFRILMPASPDGRPIEPTSDKNSAPLGEKD; translated from the coding sequence ATGAGTGGTTTCCCGGGGGATCAGGCCGCGCCCGATAGCGCCCCCGACATCGCCAGCATGGTGCTCAACACGATCCAGCACCCGGTGATCATGGTGGATGCGGCAGGACTGGTGTGTTTTGCCAACTGGGAGGCCGAAGCCTTCTTCGCAGCAAGCGCCACGCATCTCGCCCGGCACAGGCTCGAAACCTTCATTCCGTTTGGCAGTCCGCTGCTTGAACTGATCGAGCAGGTCCGCGCGCGCCGCGCCGCCGTCAACGAATACCGGGTTGATCTGAGTTCGCCGCGGCTTGGCAATGACAAGCTGGTCGATCTCTATGTCGCCCCTGTTGCCGGTGTGCCCGGCAATGTCGTTGTTTTCTTTCAAGAACGCTCAATGGCCGACAAGATCGACCGGCAGTTGACCCACCGTGCCGCTGCCCGCTCGGTAACCGGGCTCGCCTCAATGCTGGCCCATGAAATCAAGAACCCGTTGTCGGGCATTCGCGGGGCGGCGCAACTGTTGGAAATGACCGTAGGTGAGGAAGACCGCTCGCTGGCGCGACTGATTCGCGATGAAACCGATCGCATTGTCTCGCTGGTCGACCGGATGGAGATCTTTTCCGACGAGCGACCGGTCGACCGCACGCCGGTCAACATCCATTCGGTGCTCGATCGCGTCAAGGCGCTGGCCAAGGCCGGTTTTGGCCGGAATATCCGCTTTACCGAATTGTATGACCCCTCGCTGCCGCCGGTCTACGCCAACCGCGATCAACTGGTGCAGGTGTTCCTTAACCTGGTCAAGAATGCCGCTGAGGCTGTCGGAGACAACCCCGACGGCGAAATCGTGCTGACCACAGCTTATCGTCCCGGCATCAAGCTCTCCGTCGCTGGTAGCCGCGACAAGGTTTCGCTGCCACTGGAATTCTGCGTGCAGGATAATGGGCCCGGCGTGCCAGCCGATCTGCTGCCGCATCTGTTCGATCCGTTCGTCACCACCAAAACCAACGGGTCCGGTCTTGGCCTGGCGCTGGTCGCCAAGATCGTCGGCGGTCATGGCGGCATTGTCGAATGCGACAGCCAGGCCCGAAAGACCACATTCCGGATTCTGATGCCCGCGTCGCCCGACGGTCGGCCAATCGAACCGACGTCAGACAAGAACAGTGCGCCGCTTGGCGAGAAGGACTAA
- a CDS encoding sigma-54-dependent transcriptional regulator, with product MASDILVVDDEADIRDIVSGILDDEGHETRTAGDSDSALAAISDRVPRLIFLDIWLQGSRLDGLALLDEIKARYPDLPVVMISGHGNIETAVSAIQRGAYDFIEKPFKADRLLLVAARALETSKLKREVTELKRRSGDQLELIGTSVAVSQLKQTIDKIAPTNSRVMILGPSGSGKELVARLLHKKSSRAGGPFVVLNAAAITPERMEVALFGTESAASHERKVGALEEAHGGILYLDEVADMPRGTQNKILRVLVDQQFERVGGTKRVKVDVRIISSTARNLEQLIADGEFREDLYHRLAVVPLRVPSLSERREDIPFLVDIFMRQVSEQAGIRNRRIGEDALAVIQAHTWPGNIRQLRNYMERLMILARSDGPDTVITADMLPDDVSDMLPKTSAAGSNHIMTLPLREARELFERDYLIAQINRFGGNISRTAEFVGMERSALHRKLKSLGV from the coding sequence ATGGCGTCTGACATTCTCGTCGTTGATGACGAAGCCGACATTCGTGACATCGTTTCGGGCATCCTCGACGATGAGGGCCATGAAACCCGCACCGCCGGCGACAGCGATTCCGCGCTTGCGGCGATATCGGATCGGGTGCCGCGCTTGATCTTTCTCGATATCTGGCTGCAGGGCAGCCGGCTTGACGGTCTGGCGCTGCTCGACGAGATCAAGGCGCGCTACCCCGACCTGCCGGTGGTGATGATCTCTGGGCACGGCAACATCGAAACTGCGGTCTCGGCGATCCAGCGCGGCGCCTATGATTTCATCGAAAAGCCCTTCAAGGCAGATCGACTTTTGCTGGTTGCAGCGCGGGCGCTGGAAACCTCGAAGCTCAAACGCGAAGTTACCGAACTCAAGCGCCGCTCGGGCGATCAGCTCGAACTGATCGGCACCTCGGTCGCGGTCTCGCAGCTCAAGCAGACCATCGACAAGATTGCGCCGACCAACAGCCGGGTGATGATTCTCGGGCCCTCCGGTTCGGGCAAGGAATTGGTGGCGCGGCTTCTGCACAAGAAGTCGAGCCGTGCAGGCGGACCCTTTGTGGTCCTCAATGCGGCGGCGATTACGCCCGAGCGAATGGAGGTGGCGCTGTTTGGCACCGAAAGTGCTGCCAGCCACGAGCGCAAGGTGGGCGCGCTTGAGGAAGCCCATGGCGGCATTCTCTATCTCGATGAGGTCGCCGACATGCCGCGCGGCACCCAGAACAAGATCCTGCGGGTGCTGGTCGACCAGCAATTCGAGCGCGTCGGCGGCACCAAGCGGGTCAAGGTAGACGTCAGAATCATCTCCTCGACCGCGCGCAATCTCGAACAGCTGATTGCCGACGGCGAGTTTCGTGAAGATCTCTACCACCGGCTCGCTGTGGTGCCGTTGCGGGTACCCTCGCTCAGCGAACGGCGTGAGGATATTCCGTTCCTGGTCGACATATTCATGCGCCAGGTTTCCGAACAGGCAGGCATCAGAAACCGCCGCATCGGCGAGGATGCGTTGGCGGTGATCCAGGCCCACACCTGGCCCGGCAATATTCGCCAATTGCGCAACTATATGGAACGGCTGATGATCTTGGCCCGCTCTGATGGTCCAGATACAGTTATCACCGCCGATATGCTGCCCGACGATGTCTCCGACATGTTGCCCAAGACCTCGGCTGCGGGATCAAACCACATCATGACGCTGCCGTTGCGTGAGGCGCGGGAATTGTTCGAGCGCGACTATCTGATTGCCCAGATCAACCGCTTTGGCGGCAACATCTCGCGCACCGCGGAATTTGTCGGCATGGAACGCTCCGCGCTGCATCGCAAATTGAAATCGCTTGGCGTATAA
- the ntrC gene encoding nitrogen regulation protein NR(I), producing MSKATILVADDDAAIRTVLNQALSRAGYEVRITSNAATLWRWISAGEGDLVITDVVMPDENAFDLLPRIRRARPDLPVLVMSAQNTFMTAIKASECGAYDYLPKPFDLTEMIGTIGRALSEPRKLTIQPEESTEGMPLVGRSTAMQDIYRVLARLMQTDLTLMITGESGTGKELVARALHDYGKRRNGPFVAINMAAIPRDLIESELFGHEKGAFTGAQSRSTGRFEQAEGGTLFLDEIGDMPMDAQTRLLRVLQQGEYTTVGGRTPIKTDVRIVAATNKDLKILINQGLFREDLFYRLNVVPLRLPALRDRAEDVPDLVRHFVRHAEQEGLDAKRFDGDALDLLKAYPWPGNVRELENVVRRVMALYPQDVITSEIIDNELRIESPETPSPQGTVSNGQASIAQAVEENMRRYFAGFGEDLPPPGLYHRVLEEVEYPLILAALTATRGNQIKAADLLGLNRNTLRKKIRELGVTVYRLPRPA from the coding sequence ATGAGCAAGGCAACCATACTCGTCGCCGATGACGACGCTGCCATCCGCACAGTGCTGAACCAGGCGCTGAGCAGGGCCGGTTACGAAGTTCGCATTACTTCCAACGCGGCAACTCTCTGGCGCTGGATTTCCGCAGGCGAGGGCGATCTGGTCATCACCGATGTGGTAATGCCCGATGAAAATGCCTTTGATCTGCTGCCCCGGATCCGCCGCGCCCGGCCCGATCTCCCGGTGCTGGTGATGAGCGCCCAGAACACCTTCATGACGGCCATCAAGGCATCTGAATGCGGCGCCTATGATTACCTGCCCAAGCCGTTCGATCTCACTGAGATGATCGGCACCATCGGTCGCGCCCTCTCAGAGCCACGCAAGCTGACAATCCAGCCTGAGGAAAGCACCGAAGGCATGCCACTGGTGGGGCGGTCAACCGCGATGCAGGACATCTACCGGGTGCTGGCCCGGTTGATGCAAACCGATCTGACGCTGATGATCACCGGTGAATCCGGAACCGGCAAGGAACTGGTTGCCCGTGCGCTGCATGATTACGGCAAGCGCCGCAACGGCCCGTTCGTCGCCATCAATATGGCGGCGATCCCGCGAGATCTGATTGAATCGGAATTGTTTGGCCACGAAAAGGGCGCGTTTACCGGCGCCCAGAGCCGCTCGACCGGCAGGTTTGAGCAGGCCGAAGGCGGGACCCTTTTTCTCGACGAGATTGGCGACATGCCGATGGACGCCCAGACCCGCTTGCTCCGGGTGCTCCAACAGGGCGAATACACCACCGTGGGCGGTCGTACGCCGATCAAGACTGATGTGCGAATCGTTGCCGCGACCAACAAGGATCTCAAGATCCTGATCAATCAGGGCTTGTTTCGCGAAGATCTGTTTTACCGGCTCAACGTGGTGCCGTTGCGATTGCCGGCCTTGCGCGACCGTGCCGAGGACGTGCCGGATCTTGTGCGCCACTTCGTGCGCCATGCCGAGCAGGAAGGTCTGGACGCCAAGCGTTTTGATGGCGATGCGCTGGACCTGCTCAAGGCCTATCCCTGGCCGGGTAATGTGCGCGAACTCGAAAACGTCGTGCGCAGAGTGATGGCGCTCTATCCCCAGGATGTCATCACCAGCGAGATCATCGACAACGAATTACGCATTGAATCTCCCGAAACACCCTCGCCACAGGGAACTGTTTCGAACGGTCAGGCCAGCATTGCCCAGGCGGTGGAGGAAAACATGCGCCGCTACTTCGCCGGATTCGGGGAGGATTTGCCGCCCCCGGGGCTCTATCACCGGGTGCTCGAGGAAGTAGAATATCCGCTGATACTGGCGGCGTTGACAGCAACCCGCGGCAACCAGATCAAGGCGGCCGACCTGCTCGGCCTCAACCGCAACACGTTGCGCAAGAAAATCCGCGAGCTCGGAGTTACCGTCTATCGTCTGCCGCGTCCGGCCTGA
- a CDS encoding potassium transporter TrkG, whose product MLGILHVLAVSVGGLFAMMAPAVLFAIADGMRDLAFSMLLVSSLGVFAALMVLGSIAGFPRRLGRSSGYLALVAVWFLLPIVAAISFKTLAGLSWIDAWFEAVSALTTSGSTLLTRETAPRAILFWRASVEWYGGFLALVSIIHVLAPGGFGGLPAGDRRVVTGHSSDMTIDLAGFRDVFWQYLLMTLIVFIALMLAGVAGPFAAMMSMVAIATGGFLPFDGALEQHAGPMAQIVLAVGLAVGTVSVFWRRRLLRTPKHFIAANPEAIIIGSAILVFAVLFAARLSAVSGGAELGPVFAESLLAATSLIATSGIESRPGVLALWPEIIVLLIVLVGGGIYSTTGGFKVYRISAMAIHSARELNRLIYPSSVSSLRFGTHRIDEPSMRAIWTYFVLSLLVIAAAAMALTLAATDFEAGIAMAIAFFANAGPVYEALIPPVFTTDPANPAWPQLIAMPASAKIIGIVVMTMGRLEVMVIFAVLNLRYWMTR is encoded by the coding sequence ATGCTCGGCATCCTTCACGTGCTGGCGGTCTCTGTCGGCGGCCTGTTCGCCATGATGGCGCCGGCGGTGCTGTTTGCGATCGCCGATGGCATGCGCGATCTCGCGTTTTCGATGCTGCTGGTCAGTTCGCTGGGTGTGTTTGCTGCGCTGATGGTGCTCGGCTCGATTGCCGGGTTTCCAAGGCGGCTCGGCCGTTCATCGGGTTATCTTGCGCTGGTTGCGGTCTGGTTCTTGTTGCCAATCGTCGCGGCGATCTCGTTCAAGACACTGGCCGGGCTGTCCTGGATCGACGCCTGGTTCGAGGCGGTGTCGGCGCTGACCACGTCCGGCTCGACGTTATTGACGCGTGAGACCGCACCGCGGGCGATCCTGTTCTGGCGGGCCTCGGTGGAGTGGTATGGCGGCTTTCTGGCGCTGGTATCGATCATTCACGTACTGGCGCCCGGCGGATTTGGCGGGTTGCCTGCCGGTGATCGACGCGTTGTTACCGGGCATTCCAGCGACATGACCATCGATCTTGCCGGTTTCCGCGACGTATTCTGGCAATATCTTCTGATGACGCTTATCGTTTTCATCGCGCTGATGCTGGCGGGCGTGGCGGGGCCGTTTGCAGCAATGATGTCGATGGTGGCGATTGCCACCGGCGGGTTCCTGCCATTTGACGGCGCGCTTGAGCAACATGCTGGCCCGATGGCGCAGATCGTGCTTGCGGTTGGGCTGGCTGTCGGGACGGTGAGCGTGTTCTGGCGGCGGCGTTTGTTGCGTACACCCAAACACTTCATTGCTGCCAATCCAGAAGCGATCATCATCGGCTCGGCAATTCTGGTGTTCGCAGTGCTGTTTGCCGCACGGCTGTCAGCAGTCTCGGGCGGGGCTGAATTGGGACCGGTGTTTGCCGAAAGCCTGCTTGCGGCAACCTCGCTGATCGCCACCAGCGGAATTGAAAGCAGGCCAGGCGTGCTTGCGCTCTGGCCTGAAATCATCGTGCTTCTGATCGTGCTTGTAGGCGGTGGAATCTATTCGACCACCGGCGGCTTCAAGGTTTACCGGATTTCGGCCATGGCGATTCATTCCGCACGCGAACTCAACCGGCTGATCTATCCCAGCAGCGTCTCCAGCCTGCGTTTTGGGACACACCGTATCGACGAGCCAAGCATGCGGGCGATCTGGACCTATTTTGTCCTGTCCTTGCTGGTTATTGCCGCCGCGGCGATGGCGTTGACGCTTGCGGCGACGGATTTCGAAGCCGGCATCGCCATGGCGATTGCCTTCTTCGCCAATGCCGGGCCGGTCTATGAAGCCCTGATCCCGCCGGTGTTTACCACCGATCCAGCCAATCCGGCCTGGCCTCAACTGATTGCCATGCCGG
- the dusB gene encoding tRNA dihydrouridine synthase DusB yields MQISSDRIDLPLTIGPVTARNRVFLAPLSGISDLPFRQLAWRYGAGLVITEMVASRELVTERRESRVRLRGDGIDPHVVQLAGREADWMAEAARIAEAEGAAMIDINMGCPAKKVTGGYSGSALMRDPDHALSLIEATVNAVSVPVTLKMRLGWDHENLNAPAIAARAEAAGVQMITIHGRTRMQFYEGVADWDAIASIRDAVRVPLVANGDVNSRADIDECLRRSGADAVMIGRASRGQPWICGILAGSTHAPKPGPERNAIALEHYTMMIDHYGEDVGVRHARKHIGWYLDTLAPSAPAKLKSAMMSSRSAAEVLPLFFEALEAGAGATDLETAA; encoded by the coding sequence ATGCAAATCAGCAGCGACAGAATTGACCTGCCTTTGACGATTGGGCCGGTGACAGCACGGAACCGGGTATTCCTGGCACCGCTATCGGGTATTTCCGATTTACCGTTTCGGCAACTGGCATGGCGCTATGGCGCAGGCCTGGTCATTACCGAAATGGTGGCAAGCCGCGAACTGGTCACTGAGCGGCGCGAATCACGGGTCCGGCTGCGCGGTGACGGAATTGACCCGCACGTGGTGCAACTCGCCGGGCGCGAAGCCGACTGGATGGCGGAAGCTGCGCGCATTGCCGAGGCCGAAGGCGCGGCGATGATCGACATCAACATGGGCTGTCCGGCCAAGAAGGTCACCGGTGGTTATTCCGGGTCGGCGCTGATGCGCGATCCCGATCACGCGCTCAGCCTGATCGAGGCCACGGTCAACGCCGTGTCGGTGCCGGTGACGCTGAAAATGCGGCTCGGCTGGGACCATGAAAACCTCAATGCGCCAGCAATCGCCGCACGGGCCGAAGCAGCCGGCGTTCAGATGATCACCATTCACGGGCGCACCCGCATGCAATTTTACGAGGGCGTGGCTGACTGGGACGCGATCGCCAGCATCCGCGATGCGGTCAGGGTGCCGCTGGTCGCCAATGGCGATGTCAATTCGCGGGCCGATATCGACGAATGCCTGCGTCGCTCGGGCGCCGATGCGGTGATGATCGGGCGCGCCTCGCGTGGCCAGCCCTGGATTTGCGGCATTCTGGCCGGATCGACCCACGCCCCGAAACCGGGCCCGGAACGCAACGCCATCGCCCTGGAGCATTACACGATGATGATCGACCATTACGGCGAAGACGTCGGTGTCCGTCATGCCCGCAAGCATATTGGCTGGTATCTCGACACCCTCGCGCCATCGGCACCCGCGAAATTGAAAAGCGCGATGATGTCCTCGCGAAGTGCCGCCGAGGTGTTGCCATTGTTTTTCGAAGCCCTTGAAGCGGGCGCTGGCGCCACAGATCTGGAGACGGCAGCATGA